One Glycocaulis abyssi DNA window includes the following coding sequences:
- a CDS encoding SRPBCC family protein produces the protein MSRFIDAPVALVWEAWTKPEHFVKWWTPRPWQTVAADMVLRPGGLFHTVMRSPEGKEFDNKGMFIDVQSERLIAFTDALDDDWRPTADAFFSALIYFEPEGEGTRYTAYALHKDEAGCKRHVDMGFHEGWGTALTQLQEVVAELKAGRA, from the coding sequence ATGAGCCGCTTTATTGACGCGCCGGTCGCACTGGTGTGGGAGGCGTGGACCAAGCCGGAGCATTTCGTCAAATGGTGGACGCCCCGGCCATGGCAGACGGTGGCCGCAGACATGGTTCTGCGCCCCGGCGGGCTCTTCCATACTGTGATGCGCTCGCCTGAGGGCAAGGAATTTGACAATAAGGGCATGTTCATTGATGTGCAGTCCGAGCGCCTGATCGCCTTTACCGACGCGCTGGACGATGACTGGCGGCCCACGGCTGACGCCTTCTTCTCCGCGCTCATCTATTTCGAACCCGAAGGCGAGGGTACGCGCTACACCGCCTATGCGCTGCACAAGGACGAGGCGGGGTGCAAACGCCATGTGGATATGGGCTTCCATGAGGGGTGGGGCACGGCGCTCACCCAGCTTCAGGAGGTTGTGGCCGAACTGAAAGCCGGACGCGCCTGA
- a CDS encoding ArsR/SmtB family transcription factor codes for MANQTSALDTTFHALADPTRRAVIARLMEGPASVSEVARPFSMAMPTVLQHLKVLEAGRLITTRKEGRVRICALRTETLREAEDWLSGQRALWESRFDQFDAYVISLKNKE; via the coding sequence ATGGCTAACCAAACATCCGCTCTCGACACAACCTTCCATGCGCTTGCCGATCCCACGCGGCGGGCGGTGATTGCGCGCCTGATGGAGGGGCCGGCATCGGTTTCGGAGGTCGCGCGGCCCTTCTCCATGGCCATGCCGACCGTGCTGCAACACCTCAAAGTGCTGGAGGCTGGACGGCTGATCACCACACGCAAGGAGGGCAGGGTGCGCATCTGTGCGTTGAGAACGGAGACATTGCGCGAAGCCGAGGACTGGCTAAGCGGACAGCGCGCCCTCTGGGAGAGCCGGTTCGACCAGTTTGATGCCTACGTCATATCACTGAAGAACAAGGAATAA
- the gatB gene encoding Asp-tRNA(Asn)/Glu-tRNA(Gln) amidotransferase subunit GatB, with product MPLDDATHRYTLPGATGEWEIVIGLEVHAQVQSHAKLFSGASTEFGAAPNTHVSLVDAAMPGMLPVINQRCVEQAVKTGLGLNAQINRFSRFDRKNYFYPDLPQGYQISQFQFPIVGEGEIVCERDDGSRFTVGIERLHLEQDAGKSIHDLDPNATYVDLNRSGVALMEIVSKPHVRSPQEAAAYVRTLRTIVRYLDTCGGDMEKGQMRADVNVSVCRPGQYEKFRETGDFKHLGTRCEIKNVNSLRFIMQAIEYEARRQIDIIEEGGKIDQETRLFDANTGVTRAMRSKEEAHDYRYFPDPDLLPLELEESFIENIRVNLPELPEAKRKRFVEVLGLSEYDASVLTADKDRADYFEAVIAGADAKLSANWVNNELFGRLNKEGLGITESPVSPQQLAKLVSLITSNVISGKIAKDVFEIVWAEGGDPEQIVEARGMKQVTDTGAIEKVVDELIAANPEQAEKVKVKPQTLGWFVGQAMKATGGKANPQAVNEILRKKLGI from the coding sequence ATGCCGCTTGATGATGCCACCCACCGCTACACCCTGCCCGGCGCGACCGGGGAATGGGAGATCGTGATCGGGCTGGAGGTCCACGCGCAGGTGCAGTCGCACGCCAAGCTGTTCTCCGGCGCATCCACCGAGTTCGGGGCAGCGCCGAACACGCATGTCAGCCTCGTTGATGCGGCCATGCCCGGCATGCTGCCGGTTATCAATCAGCGCTGTGTGGAGCAGGCGGTGAAGACCGGGCTGGGTCTGAATGCGCAGATCAACCGTTTCTCGCGCTTTGACCGGAAGAATTATTTCTATCCTGACCTGCCGCAGGGCTATCAGATCAGCCAGTTCCAGTTCCCCATAGTGGGCGAGGGCGAGATCGTGTGCGAGCGCGATGATGGCTCGCGCTTCACGGTTGGCATTGAGCGGCTGCATCTGGAGCAGGATGCGGGCAAGTCGATCCACGATCTCGATCCGAACGCGACCTATGTGGACCTCAACCGCTCCGGCGTCGCGCTGATGGAAATCGTCTCCAAGCCGCACGTGCGCTCGCCGCAGGAAGCGGCTGCCTATGTGCGCACGCTGCGTACCATTGTGCGCTATCTCGATACGTGCGGGGGGGACATGGAAAAGGGCCAGATGCGCGCGGACGTGAACGTGTCTGTGTGCCGTCCCGGCCAGTACGAGAAATTCCGCGAGACCGGCGATTTCAAGCATCTGGGCACGCGCTGCGAGATCAAGAACGTCAACTCGCTGCGCTTCATCATGCAGGCGATCGAGTATGAGGCCCGCCGCCAGATCGACATTATCGAGGAAGGCGGGAAGATCGACCAGGAGACGCGCCTGTTTGATGCCAATACCGGCGTCACGCGGGCCATGCGCTCCAAGGAAGAAGCCCACGATTACCGCTACTTCCCCGATCCGGACCTTTTACCGCTGGAGCTGGAAGAAAGCTTCATCGAGAACATCCGCGTCAACCTGCCTGAATTGCCCGAAGCCAAGCGCAAGCGCTTTGTCGAGGTGCTGGGCCTGTCCGAATACGACGCCTCGGTGCTGACGGCTGACAAGGACCGCGCGGACTATTTCGAAGCCGTGATTGCGGGCGCGGATGCCAAGCTCTCTGCCAACTGGGTCAATAACGAGCTCTTTGGCCGGCTGAACAAGGAAGGCTTGGGGATTACCGAAAGCCCGGTCAGCCCGCAACAGCTGGCAAAGCTGGTCAGCCTCATCACCTCCAATGTCATTTCCGGCAAGATCGCCAAGGACGTGTTCGAAATCGTCTGGGCCGAGGGCGGCGACCCTGAACAGATCGTCGAAGCGCGCGGGATGAAACAGGTCACCGATACCGGCGCCATCGAGAAGGTGGTGGATGAGCTGATCGCGGCCAATCCTGAGCAGGCCGAAAAGGTGAAGGTCAAACCGCAGACGCTCGGCTGGTTTGTCGGTCAGGCGATGAAGGCGACCGGCGGCAAGGCCAATCCGCAGGCGGTCAACGAGATCCTGAGGAAAAAGCTGGGGATCTGA
- a CDS encoding Lrp/AsnC family transcriptional regulator, with amino-acid sequence MELDDHDRKILRLLQANADQTVQELADAVGLSATPVNRRIKRMEEAGLIRGRVALIDQEGLGLRATLFIFVKTSRHDADWLERFSRGVARLPEVIEFYRMSGEVDYLIKIALPEIADYDAFYKKLIAIAPLSDVSASFAMEAIKNTTELPV; translated from the coding sequence ATGGAGCTTGACGACCACGACCGGAAGATTTTGCGTCTGTTGCAGGCCAATGCAGACCAGACCGTGCAGGAGCTGGCCGATGCGGTGGGCCTCAGCGCCACGCCGGTCAACCGGCGTATCAAACGCATGGAGGAGGCGGGGCTGATCCGGGGCCGTGTTGCGCTGATCGATCAGGAAGGGCTGGGCTTGCGCGCCACGCTTTTCATCTTCGTGAAAACCAGCCGCCACGATGCCGACTGGCTGGAGCGCTTCTCCAGGGGCGTCGCGCGCCTGCCCGAAGTGATCGAGTTCTACCGGATGAGCGGCGAGGTGGACTACCTCATCAAGATCGCCCTGCCGGAGATTGCCGATTACGACGCCTTCTATAAGAAACTCATCGCCATCGCGCCATTGTCGGATGTCAGCGCGAGTTTCGCCATGGAAGCGATCAAGAACACGACGGAATTGCCGGTTTGA
- a CDS encoding aminotransferase class V-fold PLP-dependent enzyme → MAATDISGTRNVDALREGLTARHGMIRTPFGERPLVYADYTASGRPHRAVEDQINALHTLLANPHTEDSATGRASNAWLKSAETIIKRAVNASADDALIPCGAGATAAIHKLQEILGIACPPASLARMSDAVSAALGAEAKAALEAHLGATRPVVFVGPYEHHSNELSWRESMAEVVRVKLCPDGGIDFAALETLLKAPQWQGRMRIGAFSAASNVTGIISDVRRLAKLLHAHDAILALDCAASAPYLAIDMHPADEPDAYVDAISFSPHKFVGGPGSCGVLVFNKALYRNDLPPTCCAGGTVRYVWDGGHDFLDDVEAREKAGTPGLPQLVRAALALELRDALGLERLHRIEQDYLERAFAAWQNCPGVEILGPQDPSRRLAIVSFNLRDPRGGWLHPRFVTTLLSDLFGIQARAGCACAGPYAHDLLGLGEDEALAYRDAVLSGHAGVRPGWSRVSLHWAMDEAEIGYIVDAIAFLAAEGWKFLDLYRFDLSTGAWSWRGAARMDAREAICGECPEDRGALFAALLDEARTRACALSPCPDARLRLPEPVERLRQFSLPTL, encoded by the coding sequence ATGGCTGCAACAGACATTTCCGGCACCCGTAACGTGGACGCGCTGCGCGAAGGGCTGACCGCCCGGCATGGCATGATCCGCACGCCTTTCGGGGAGCGCCCGCTTGTCTATGCAGACTATACCGCCTCCGGCCGCCCGCACCGCGCGGTGGAAGACCAGATCAATGCGCTCCATACCCTCCTCGCCAATCCGCATACCGAAGACAGTGCCACGGGCCGGGCCTCCAATGCCTGGCTGAAAAGCGCCGAAACCATTATCAAGCGCGCGGTGAACGCCTCTGCCGATGACGCGCTCATCCCGTGCGGAGCAGGTGCCACCGCCGCCATCCACAAGCTGCAGGAAATCCTCGGGATTGCCTGCCCGCCCGCCAGCCTTGCCCGCATGAGCGATGCGGTCAGCGCCGCGCTGGGGGCAGAGGCGAAAGCCGCGCTGGAAGCCCATCTCGGCGCCACGCGTCCCGTCGTCTTTGTCGGCCCGTACGAGCACCACTCCAATGAGCTGAGCTGGCGCGAAAGCATGGCCGAAGTGGTGCGGGTGAAGCTCTGCCCCGATGGCGGGATAGACTTTGCGGCGCTGGAAACTCTGCTCAAAGCCCCGCAATGGCAGGGAAGGATGCGCATTGGCGCGTTCTCGGCAGCCTCCAACGTCACCGGCATCATCAGCGATGTGCGCCGGCTGGCGAAGCTGTTGCACGCGCATGACGCCATTCTGGCGCTCGATTGCGCGGCCAGCGCGCCCTATCTGGCCATCGACATGCACCCTGCGGATGAGCCGGACGCCTATGTGGACGCCATCTCCTTCTCGCCGCACAAATTTGTCGGCGGGCCGGGATCATGCGGCGTTCTGGTGTTCAACAAGGCCCTCTATCGCAATGACCTGCCCCCCACCTGCTGCGCGGGCGGCACGGTGCGCTATGTGTGGGATGGCGGGCATGACTTCCTGGACGACGTGGAGGCGCGCGAGAAGGCCGGCACGCCCGGCCTGCCCCAGCTGGTACGCGCCGCTTTGGCACTGGAGCTGCGCGATGCGCTGGGGCTGGAGCGCCTGCACAGAATTGAGCAGGACTATCTGGAGCGCGCTTTCGCCGCGTGGCAGAACTGTCCCGGCGTCGAGATACTGGGCCCGCAAGACCCGTCCCGGCGGCTCGCCATCGTGTCGTTCAACCTGCGTGATCCGCGCGGCGGCTGGCTGCATCCGCGCTTCGTGACGACGCTTCTGAGCGATCTGTTCGGCATTCAGGCGCGCGCGGGCTGTGCCTGCGCCGGGCCGTACGCGCACGATCTGCTGGGTCTGGGAGAAGACGAGGCGCTGGCCTATCGCGACGCCGTCCTCTCCGGTCATGCGGGCGTACGGCCGGGCTGGAGCCGGGTCAGCCTGCACTGGGCGATGGACGAGGCGGAGATCGGCTATATCGTCGACGCCATCGCCTTCCTGGCGGCTGAGGGCTGGAAATTCCTCGACCTTTACCGGTTTGATCTCTCCACCGGCGCGTGGAGCTGGCGCGGGGCGGCACGCATGGATGCGCGCGAGGCAATCTGCGGCGAATGCCCTGAGGATCGCGGCGCGCTGTTTGCCGCCCTGCTGGACGAAGCCAGGACACGCGCCTGCGCCCTCTCTCCCTGCCCGGACGCCCGCCTCCGCCTGCCTGAACCGGTGGAGCGCTTGCGCCAGTTTTCCCTGCCGACTCTCTGA
- the nadC gene encoding carboxylating nicotinate-nucleotide diphosphorylase translates to MNSAYLQDIVARALAEDLGGRGDVTSEAVIPAHAHAAFVIASRGTGVLAGQAVAAEVFRQCDPTLKTYWRAKDGDTLAAGDVVLAVEGSVRAILMAERTALNFLGRLSGIATLTQSYVEAVKGTGVAIAHTRKTTPTLRALELAAVRAGGGASHRFGLDDAILIKDNHVAVAGSVGEAVRRAKAHAGHMIRVAVEIDRLDQLDEALAAGAESVLLDNFPLDDMKAAVKAAKGKVTLEASGGVDLNTVRAIAETGVDVISVGALTHSAPNFDFGMDEG, encoded by the coding sequence ATGAACAGCGCTTATCTCCAAGACATCGTGGCCCGCGCGCTGGCCGAGGATCTGGGCGGGCGCGGCGATGTAACCAGCGAAGCGGTGATCCCCGCCCACGCCCATGCCGCCTTCGTCATCGCCTCGCGGGGGACTGGCGTGCTGGCTGGGCAGGCGGTGGCGGCGGAAGTGTTCCGCCAATGCGACCCCACGCTGAAGACCTATTGGCGCGCGAAGGACGGCGACACGCTGGCCGCAGGCGATGTGGTGCTGGCGGTGGAGGGGTCTGTCCGCGCCATCCTGATGGCCGAGCGCACGGCGCTGAACTTCCTCGGGCGCCTCAGCGGCATTGCCACGCTGACGCAGAGCTATGTGGAGGCGGTCAAAGGCACCGGCGTGGCCATCGCCCACACCCGCAAGACCACGCCGACGCTTCGCGCGCTGGAATTGGCCGCCGTGCGCGCTGGCGGCGGGGCGAGCCACCGTTTCGGGCTCGATGATGCCATCCTGATCAAGGATAATCACGTGGCGGTTGCGGGCAGTGTGGGCGAGGCGGTGCGTCGTGCCAAAGCCCATGCCGGGCACATGATTCGCGTGGCGGTCGAGATTGACCGGCTGGACCAGCTCGATGAGGCGCTGGCGGCGGGGGCGGAGAGCGTACTGCTCGACAATTTTCCGCTGGATGACATGAAGGCCGCCGTGAAAGCCGCCAAGGGTAAGGTTACCTTAGAGGCGTCCGGCGGCGTTGATCTCAACACCGTACGCGCCATCGCCGAAACCGGCGTGGACGTGATCTCGGTCGGCGCGCTCACCCATTCTGCCCCGAATTTCGATTTCGGCATGGATGAGGGGTAG
- a CDS encoding L-aspartate oxidase, producing the protein MNHPLIIIGAGIAGLWTALHAAPRRVVLLTGARLGRSSSTGWAQGGVAAALGGDDSPSLHARDTIAAGAGLVDEAAARLLAEAGPAEIEALYALGAPFEREADGGWALSREAAHSRARVARVKGDQAGAGILAALIRAVQAAPHIEIREGWRAAGLIPDEKGGCAGVIAFDPSGKRHDLLASDVVLATGSLCGLYGVTTTPASSQGQALAWAARLGAVIQDPEFVQFHPTAIDVGRDPAPLATEALRGEGATLIDAKGHRFMRGVHADAELAPRDVVARAVHRQVKTGRGAYLDARAAVGEEFPDRFPAVFAACMAAGIDPRLEPIPVAPAAHYHMGGVATDTDGFTGVPGLWAVGECASTGVHGANRLASNSLLEGLVFGRRAAEALKNASQRALTPVEADPAPALPADALARLRAAMAMQAGVEREAAGLARLIDLIDTLEAAHGEADALIAARFVAAGALTRTESRGGHFRSDCPATAAVAAHTRLTLADARAVHPHISPLAEPAE; encoded by the coding sequence GTGAACCATCCCCTCATCATCATTGGCGCTGGCATAGCGGGTCTTTGGACCGCGCTGCATGCCGCCCCGCGCCGGGTGGTCCTGCTGACGGGGGCAAGGCTGGGGAGGAGCAGCTCCACCGGCTGGGCGCAGGGCGGGGTGGCCGCAGCGCTGGGGGGCGATGACAGCCCGTCCTTGCATGCGCGCGACACGATTGCCGCTGGCGCCGGGCTGGTCGATGAGGCGGCAGCGCGCCTTCTGGCCGAAGCCGGACCTGCCGAGATCGAGGCGCTCTATGCGCTGGGCGCGCCGTTCGAGCGCGAGGCGGACGGCGGCTGGGCATTGTCGCGCGAAGCCGCGCATTCGCGTGCCCGCGTGGCGCGGGTGAAGGGCGATCAGGCAGGGGCGGGCATTCTCGCCGCGCTCATCCGCGCCGTTCAAGCCGCGCCCCATATCGAGATCCGCGAGGGCTGGCGTGCAGCCGGCCTGATCCCCGATGAAAAAGGCGGCTGTGCAGGCGTGATCGCGTTTGATCCGTCAGGCAAACGCCATGACCTCCTCGCCAGCGATGTGGTGCTGGCCACGGGAAGCCTGTGCGGGCTTTATGGCGTGACGACCACGCCCGCCAGCAGCCAGGGGCAGGCTCTGGCCTGGGCGGCACGGCTCGGCGCGGTCATTCAGGACCCGGAATTTGTCCAGTTCCACCCGACCGCCATTGATGTGGGCCGCGATCCGGCACCGCTCGCCACCGAAGCCCTGCGCGGGGAGGGGGCCACGCTCATCGACGCCAAAGGCCATCGCTTCATGCGCGGCGTTCACGCCGATGCAGAGCTCGCCCCGCGCGATGTGGTGGCCCGCGCTGTCCACCGTCAGGTGAAGACCGGGCGCGGAGCCTATCTCGATGCCCGTGCGGCGGTGGGCGAGGAGTTCCCCGATCGCTTCCCGGCCGTGTTTGCTGCCTGCATGGCGGCGGGCATTGATCCGCGCCTTGAGCCCATCCCGGTCGCGCCTGCTGCGCACTATCATATGGGCGGTGTGGCGACGGACACAGATGGCTTTACCGGCGTGCCGGGCCTGTGGGCCGTGGGTGAGTGCGCCTCCACCGGCGTGCATGGCGCGAACCGGCTGGCCTCCAACTCCTTGCTGGAAGGTCTCGTCTTCGGACGGCGTGCGGCAGAGGCGCTGAAGAACGCCTCCCAGCGTGCGCTGACGCCGGTTGAGGCCGATCCGGCCCCGGCGCTGCCCGCTGACGCTCTGGCGCGCTTGCGTGCCGCCATGGCGATGCAGGCGGGCGTGGAGCGTGAGGCGGCGGGGCTCGCCCGCCTGATTGATCTTATCGACACGCTGGAAGCCGCTCATGGCGAGGCCGATGCGCTGATCGCCGCGCGTTTTGTGGCGGCGGGGGCGTTGACCCGCACCGAGAGCCGGGGCGGGCATTTCCGCAGCGATTGTCCCGCGACGGCAGCAGTGGCCGCCCATACCCGCCTGACGCTCGCCGACGCGCGCGCTGTGCATCCTCACATTTCTCCGCTGGCGGAGCCTGCCGAATGA
- the nadA gene encoding quinolinate synthase NadA: MDRHDPTRLQTLDNAWPEADTLVYDAGVKARTDHLYEKVKSVVTLMEWPLHAPLIDAINRLKVERGAVILAHNYMTADIFHTVGDIMGDSLKLAQEAAKTEARVIVQAGVHFMAETAKILSPEKTVLIPDERAGCSLAASITGANVRAIREAYPDYPIVTYVNTSAEVKAYSDICCTSSNAVQVVEAIAAEWNTDTVILIPDEYLAKNVASQTGIRILTWKGSCEVHEQFTVEDIETLRAAHPEAMIITHPECPPDVLKAADFAGSTGAMAAYVKDHQPQTAILITECSMSDNVAVENPGVNFVKPCNLCPHMKRITLRGIYEALRDMKHEVHVDPGIATRAKASVDAMLALPSLGKPPAFDTSKPAVSIPYVRV, from the coding sequence ATGGACCGGCACGACCCGACCCGCCTGCAAACCCTTGATAATGCATGGCCCGAAGCCGATACGCTGGTTTATGATGCGGGGGTGAAGGCGCGCACCGATCACCTCTATGAGAAGGTGAAATCAGTGGTGACGCTGATGGAGTGGCCGCTGCATGCGCCGCTGATCGACGCGATCAACCGCCTGAAAGTCGAGCGCGGCGCCGTCATCCTCGCCCATAATTACATGACCGCCGACATCTTCCACACGGTGGGCGATATCATGGGTGACTCGCTCAAACTCGCGCAGGAAGCGGCGAAAACCGAAGCCCGCGTTATCGTGCAGGCCGGCGTCCACTTCATGGCCGAGACGGCGAAAATCCTCTCGCCGGAAAAGACCGTGCTGATCCCCGATGAGCGCGCGGGCTGTTCGCTCGCCGCATCCATCACCGGCGCGAATGTGCGCGCTATCCGAGAGGCTTATCCCGATTATCCGATCGTCACCTATGTGAACACCTCGGCCGAGGTGAAGGCGTATTCCGACATTTGCTGCACCTCGTCGAACGCGGTGCAAGTGGTCGAAGCCATTGCGGCGGAATGGAATACCGACACGGTCATCCTCATTCCGGACGAGTATCTGGCCAAGAATGTCGCGAGCCAGACCGGCATCCGCATCCTCACCTGGAAAGGCTCCTGCGAGGTGCATGAGCAGTTCACGGTGGAAGATATCGAGACCCTTCGCGCCGCCCACCCCGAAGCCATGATCATCACGCACCCTGAGTGCCCGCCAGACGTGCTCAAAGCCGCTGACTTTGCCGGCTCCACCGGCGCGATGGCGGCTTATGTGAAGGACCACCAGCCGCAAACGGCCATCCTCATCACCGAGTGCTCGATGAGCGATAATGTGGCGGTGGAAAATCCGGGCGTGAACTTCGTAAAGCCCTGCAATCTCTGCCCTCACATGAAGCGCATCACGCTGCGCGGCATCTATGAGGCGCTGCGTGACATGAAGCATGAAGTCCATGTCGATCCGGGAATCGCGACGCGCGCCAAGGCCAGTGTAGACGCCATGCTGGCGCTGCCCTCGCTTGGCAAGCCGCCCGCCTTCGATACCAGCAAACCTGCCGTCTCCATCCCCTATGTGAGGGTTTAG
- a CDS encoding dihydrofolate reductase family protein, with product MRKLIMWNLMGLDGRFEGPGHDIAWMADAWSEDMEALSMQQGEAMGAMVFGRRTHDLMASHWPAAADGPEANVAHFMNTLPKYVFSRTVERSDWSNVTMFNTDPVAEITRLKAEGGKDLYLFGSADLARPLIEADLFDEYRIGIAPLLLGEGVPLFKQWAEQRKLSLLEARPMKKDVVLLRYGRVR from the coding sequence ATGCGCAAGCTGATCATGTGGAATCTGATGGGCCTCGATGGCCGGTTTGAAGGCCCCGGCCATGATATTGCGTGGATGGCCGATGCCTGGAGCGAGGATATGGAGGCGCTCTCCATGCAGCAGGGCGAGGCGATGGGCGCCATGGTGTTCGGACGGCGCACCCACGATCTGATGGCGAGCCACTGGCCGGCAGCGGCGGACGGGCCGGAGGCCAATGTCGCCCATTTCATGAACACGCTGCCGAAATATGTCTTCTCGCGCACGGTGGAGCGCTCCGACTGGTCCAACGTGACAATGTTCAACACCGACCCGGTGGCGGAGATCACGCGGCTGAAGGCCGAAGGCGGCAAGGACCTCTATCTTTTCGGCAGTGCGGACCTGGCCCGTCCGCTGATCGAGGCGGATCTGTTTGACGAGTACCGCATCGGCATTGCGCCGCTATTGCTGGGAGAGGGTGTGCCGCTGTTCAAGCAATGGGCGGAGCAAAGGAAACTCTCCCTGCTGGAAGCCCGGCCCATGAAAAAGGATGTCGTGCTGCTGCGCTATGGGCGTGTGAGATAG